TTCACCTTTTCCGTTCCGGAAATAAAAGAGCGGTCTTCCTGTAGCGGCGTATTCCAGTTTTTTTTCTTTGTGATGAACCACACACAGACTTACATCCATTCCATCTACGGTATCGCTTTCGATCTCATTTTTTTTCAGGCTGTTCACTACTCCCTGGTGGAGTTTTTCAAGCAGCGCTTTGGGATCGTTGATCTTCAGATCATTTGCGATATGGTTCAAAAGATTATTTCCGATGAGCGACATAAATGCACCGGGAACTCCGTGACCTGTGCAATCTACCGCGGCAATGAGGGTGCAGCCGTTTTGTGTGGTGAACCAGTAAAAATCCCCGCTGACAATATCTTTAGGACGAAAGAAGATAAAGGCTTCCGGAATAAGATCATTGAGTCGTTCCGGGTTCGGCAGAATGGATTCCTGGATGCGCCGGGCGTAGTGAATGGATGAAGTAATGTCCTTGTTTTTTTTTCCGATGAGCACATTTTGTTTCTCCACCAGTTCTTTTTCTTCCCGGAGCTCCCGCGTTTTCAGACTCACCTGTTGTTCAAGATACAGCTGCACTGCTTTCATACGTTTTAAGCGCAGGGTAATAAAAAGCCATATGGTAAAGGCCAGAAAGAGGAGCAGGCTGCCGGTGAACCACCAGGTCTTCCAGAACGGCGGAGTTAGCGTAAATGAGTACGACAGAAAATCTTCAGACCACACACCGTCTCCGTTGCAGGCCCTGAACTGAAATTCGAATTTTCCGGGCGGCAGATTGGAATAGGTAACTGTGGCGTCCGTGGAAGGCAGTGACCAGTCTTTATCAATTCCTTCAACGCGATAGGAGAAAAGTATGCCGGAGGATTTCTGATAGCTCAGCGCGGACATTTCAAATGTCAGATGATTTTTACTATACGGAAATTCAGGTGATCCGGGAAGAAGTTCATTGTAACCTGTTTCGCCGAATTCAGTTAGATCTTCCTCCCGGAAAAACAGCCGGATACCGCCCAGCCGGAGCAGGGGAGGCGTCGTGTTCATTTTATCCTTTGACGGATCATAACGGAACAATCCTTTGATGCTTCCAAACCATATATTTCCGTTGTGTTCTTTCCATACGGATGCCGTATTGCATTCCACGCCAAAAAAACCTTCTGCCTTCCCGTAATGTACGGTGTGAACTTTACCTGATTTTTCCCATTCTCTTATATTCAGTTTATCAATGCCATTATTGGTTCCCACCAGCAGCAAAGAATCATTGATGAATGCAATGGCATAAACGGTATTGGAAGAAAGTCCTTCCATCCGTGTGATTTTTCTTACTTCTTTCTTCACAGGATCAACACAACTGATTCCTCCGAAATTTCCTGTCCAGATGCGGCCGTTTTTATCCTCCGTAATAGTCAGTACCACGTCGTCTGCCAGACCTTCGGCGGCGGAGTACCTTTCGAAGCGGATGCTGTCTCCGTCTTCCTTCACTTTTAAAATCCCACCCCCGGAAGTTCCCACCCAGATATCACCCTTTTCCGATTCGTACACTCTGAGGAAACGATCGGTACCCGTTCCCTGCGGTTTGAAAAAATGCTGAATGTTTTTTCCCCTTATCAGGTTCAGTCCGTTGGCAGTAGCAATCCACACACGCTCTTTTGAATCATGAAAAACAGCTCTCACATTATTGGAACTTAGTCCTGCTTTCTCATCCAGTTTGCGGAAACCTGAGCCGTTGTAAATGAAAATTCCGCTGCCATAGGTGGTGATCCAGATGTCTCCTTTCTGATCTTCTGTAACGGACCATACTTTTTCGTCCGTCAGGCCTTCCTTCTTGCCGTAGTGTGTATACTTTGTTCCGTCGAATCGTGTTACGCCTTCCTGGTTTCCGTACCACCATTCTCCGCCGGAAGTTTTCAGAATGGAGAGGATCATCTCTGAACTCATCCCTTGTTCTTTCCCGTAGGAGGTGAACAGCTGTTTGCCCAGCCGGGCAGCACCGTTACCGTCTGTCCCAACCCAGAGATTTCCCTCGTGATCTTCCGTTACGCAGAAATGGCCGTCCACTCCCAATCCTTCTGCCCTCCCGTACTTAGTCCAAACACCGTTCTGCACATAATGAATACCGAAATCCAGGGTAGCTACCCAGTATCCGCCCTTCACCGAAGGAAGAAGATCACGCACAATCATTTTTACTTCCGGGGGCAGGGGCGCATGAATGACGGTGATTTCACCGCCGGGATTCATTTTACACATTCCTCTTTCGGTACCAATCAGCAGTTCACCGTTCCATTCCATGAATGCATGAACGGCGGAATGCGGTAAGCCATTTTCGGTGGTCCGGTTGCTGATTTTAAGACCGGGACTTATTTCGAAAAATCCTTTGGTTGTTGTACCGGCATAGAGCATGCCATTCGAATGCAGGTAAAGGCTGGATATCACCAACCCTTCCAGTTCGTTGACCGGCGTTACTTTACCGGAGGAGAAAAAGAAAAGTCCTTTACTGGTTCCGAACCAGACTTTTCCACCGGGTTCTGCTGCTACGCTGCGGATCATGAGATCAGCAAGAACGTTTAATTCAGCAGGCACCGGCACGGGTTTTCCCTTGTGAATCCGGCTAACGCCTTTGGCAGTGGCAAGCCAGATGCCGGTTCCTGTATCAGCGGCCATGTCATATACAAGATCGTTACACAAGCCATCCGCCATCGTGAAGGTCCGGAAACGCTTCCCGTCGTACCGGCTCGCACCGCCTCCGTCTGTACCGAACCAGATATAACCCTGTTTATCCTGCAGAATGCAATGGACCTGTGATTGAGGAATTCCTTCATCAATGGAAAAAATGGTGAAATTTTGTCTCTGGGACAGAATTCTACCCGGAATCAGCAGCAGGAACAGGAGCGTCAGCCGCAGAAGAGACATTCTAAAAAGTATGGTAAGAGAAGGACAAACCGGAGAGCTCCTCAAATTCCTCACCGGCTTCTTTTATATCCTCGTCGCCGGTTTTATAGTACCATTGGATCTGAACAGTTTTGTTTTTTCCGCTGAGGGTGGAAAGTTTGTTCAGCATATCGAAGATCGGTTTATACGATGAGGAATTGAAATATTTCAGTTTAAAAACGAAAATTGTCTGCGGATTCGGATCAGAAACATACAGATCAATCCAGGCGAGAATACTTCCATAGAATTCGCGGGTGTCTTCCGGGTATGATTTTCCGGATAGTTCGAACACGCCTCCTGTTGAATCCAGCGTCACCGCGGGCGTGTCGGCCGTGGCTTCGATCCTCAGTGGATCCATCATCAGTTTATTTTAGGGAAGTGTATATGAAGATCAAGCGAGAAAAACGTTACCCGGTCGTTCAGGGGTTTGAATTTAAAGATGAACTCGTCGCATTTCCTTGCAATACTGATCAGGCCGAGGCCTGCGCCGGATTTTTCGCTGAGCTCGGTTGTTCCCAGCACGGATTTGTGCAAGGTCTTTAGTTCTTCCTTATTCAGCGGACCAATGCGGTTCAGCCTTTCTTTCAGCCGGTCCACCTCTTCGTTGAGCACAAGGTTTCCGGTTTTAACCGAATATCCTTTCTTATCCTTGCACACGAGAACAATTCCGGGTTTTTGCTCGCTCCCTGATTCGTTTACTGCTCCATACTTACGGATATTCTGCATGCATTCTACCATCACCGAGAAAACACGGGCCCTAACCAGCGTGGCGCCGCCCTGTACGCCCGGATTTCTTTCAGCGAGCAATAGAATGGCGTTCACCAGGTCCTGGTTAAAATCACCTTTAAAGGAAAGAATGATGTTTTCCCGTTCGCACTCTTCAAACCAGTTGAAGACGAGCTTGGTTCTGTCCTGCGTTTCCTGCATGGGGGTAGTGTTAAGTGCTTCTAATATACAAAAAAACCGGATTACTTCTCCCCGAGAATGGTAATGGGCCTGATCTTTCGCTTCAGGCGAAGCTGAAATCGTTCGGTCGTATGCTGTACAATATGCTCTTTCATGTGCAGTACATCGTCTGTAAAGAGGAACAGTTCCAGATCTGCCGCATCGATGGTTCCCTGTTCCTTCATGAAGAGCAGATGTTCCTGCAATTCTCTGTGATAATCCCTTCCCATCAGCACCACGGGAAAGCGCTTCATTTTTCCGGTTTGTATCAGGGTAAGGGCTTCAAAAAATTCATCGAGGGTGCCGTATCCGCCGGGCAGCACCACAAAGGCAAAGGAGTATTTGGAGAGAAGTACCTTTCTAACGAAAAAGAAATCAATGCTCACCCAGCGGTCGAGGTACGGATTCGGTTTTTGTTCCATCGGAAGAACGATGTTGCATCCCACCGACTTCCCGCCGGCTTCCTGCGCCCCTCTGTTGGCCGCTTCCATGATTCCGGGTCCTCCTCCTGTCATTACCGTAAAACCGGCCCGGGCCAGCTCTGCGCCCGCATTTCTTGCCATTGCATAATAGACATCTCCCTCCCGGAACCGGGCCGAACCGAAGACAGTAACGCATGGATTTAAAAAGTGAAATTTCCGGAACCCGCGCAAAAACTGCATACACACCCTGAAAACAAATCCCAGTTCCCAGCTTCTGGTGTTCGGACCTTCAAAAAATACCTGCTCGTCGTGTTTCCGCCTCGGATTCATGCTGTAAAGGTAACATCATGATCCGAATGTCATCCGTTCTGCCTGCTCTATTTGGGTTTCACAATAACCGAATGTGATTTCCAGGCAGCCAGTTCTCCTAATTGCTTTGAGATCTTATCGGCCCAGGTCTTCTGCTTTACCGCGTCTTTGCCGCTGTTGGTTTCAGTATTGTATTTGGCCAGTTCGCTGTTCCTGGCCATCAGGTTTGCTTTGTACATGCTCTGCATGAAAGTGCTGTACGTGGCTTTGCTGAAAGCATAGGTGGAGAATTCCTTCCTCAGCTTCCGGGCCCAGACTTCGTACAGATCAAATTTGGTTTGCTCATGGAACAGTTGCTCCTTGGTTTTCCGCTCCGGCTTTACATACGAATCCTCCGGGTAAAAAATCGGCATGGTCTCCACAATTATGGTATCGCCGGATTTCGACTGAAAGTGGTTGTAAAATGTGGAGATCAGTGACATCACCTCCACTGCCCGTGTATTATTCCAGTTTCCTTTATAGTCCTTCCACGTTAGTTTGCGTGTGGCTGTCCATTCCAGCCGTTCCGGCTGCTTGGGATGCTTATGCCCGTCGTCGTGTTGATGGCCTTTATGATCCTGTTCCTGCGGGTGCGGCGTTACCGGCGGGAATAATCCCACCATCAGTCCCATTAACGGAATAAAGAAGAAGCGGATAATCATAGCATATGCTTTTTCAGATTAACGCAAAAATCGTTCCAATCAGTGAACCACGCTCATTCGCAGTGCGGGTCCGTTTCCAAGACGGTAAAAATACACTCCGGGTTGCAGCACGGAAGTATTTAGGCGGATGCTGCCTGTGCCGGATGGAACCGGTTCTTCCATCACTTTTCTTCCCGTGATATCATAAACCAGCAGAGGAACTCCCGGCGTAACGCCGCTGAAGTTAATAAAGGTGTACTGGTCTGCAGGATTCGGCATATTCTGCTCTGTTTGCTGAAGGGGTTCCTCTGCAGTACCGGTAGGCGATTGTACGATTTTTTCCACCAGAACATCATCGAAGTAGAAGCCGTCGGCGGAGCCCCCGTTGTCGGTGTTGATCTCGAAACGTATAAGTATGTTCATTCCGATAAAGTTGTCAAGGGGCATGGTTTCTTTTTTCCAGCCAAACACATAGGCATCATATACAGGCTCGCCCGGATCCTGGTATCCATTTCCGGTTTTAGTGTATTTTCCGCACAGGGGAGTCCATGTATTTCCTCCGTCGGAACTGGCTTTCACCTGTACCCAGTCGAAGTTCGTTTCCAGTTCCCACCGCGCATAAAAGGAGAGTTGTGCTGTAACAGCGTTGCTGAGATTCAGACTGGAGGTGGTGATGGTTTCGTAGGCGTTATTGGAATAATTTCCGGAAGGAGAGTCTGTGATGGAACTTCCGGGCGACCAGAATTGCTGGGTAGTGGTGCCCCATCCGTTATTCGTGAAACCTGTCAGATTGCTTCCGTTGTTGGAAAAAACAATCGTACTCCAGCCGAAGCGCTTCACAATGGTATCCCGCAAGGTAAACGCACCGTTATTGACCTCGATAACATATTTAAACACTTGTCCGCCCGCCAGGTTTCCCATCAGTGTATAGGAGATGGAGTCACTGACCTCCTGGAGAAGGCCGAGGGAAGAATATGTTTTCGGAGGCCCAACGGATGTAATTTCCGGACCGAGCGGAACAATCGTAACGGTATATGTTCCGGGCGCATCCATTCCGAGTCGCTTGATACGGTAATTCAGATAACCGGCGGTGGCGGAAATATAATTCGGTTCATCGTCTGTGGTGTAAGCGTATTTGAGTACGAGATGGCAGGCGTGCAGGTTCTGCCAGATATTTTCTTTGCAGATATCAATAATACGGCTTTGCGGCGGCCAAAAGCCTTCGTCGCTGAGCCCGGCTTCCGGAGTAAATGCAAAAATCTTTGGTTTGGTAGATTGTTCACCGTACATCCAGTCGTCTGAAACACCGTTAGCGGTATACAACACGGTTTGATTCGCAGTACCGTAGCTGTATTTATTATACGTTGTCAGGTGATCTCCGTACGTGGTGAACTGAGCCGAATCAGGAGTGTAGATATTGGCGTCGTAGCCCCAGGGATAGATCATGAGATTCCCGTAGGTGTGGTAGTTCAGGCAAAGCCGGAACTGATGCTGGTTGCAGAAATCGCGCAGGTTTTGTGTTTCGGGTTCTGAAAAGGCGGAAGGACCGCGGTAAGTACTGGAGTTTGTATTAGGTGAGGATCCGTTGTTATCAAAACCCCAGTTGTAGCCATAATTTCTGTTCAGGTCTACGCCGTAAGTACCATCGCCGTTGTTCCGGCGGTTCTTTCTCCACATCCCGCCTCCGTTTGGATTGGTGGTCTGGTTGTACATGTATCCGTCGGGATTAACCAGCGGCACGAAATACATTTCACTGTTATCAACAAGGTACTGTACTTCCGGATCGGTAGCATAGTTTTCCAGCAGATAATACATATACATAATCAGCTGTGCCACTGAGGCAGGTTCGCGGGCGTGGTGCACCCCGGTGTACAGAATCTCCGGTTCATTTTCATCTACCGACGGGTTATCGGAAATCTTCAGCCAGTAAAGGGGCCGGCTTTGGGTGGTCTGGTAAGGTAAAGTTGCCTTTTGCTTGATCAGATTCGGATAAAGGGTGTACATATTATCCAGGTGGGAAATAATCTCGTTATAGGTGAAAAAACCTCCCATACTGCCAAGTGTAAAGTTCGATGGAGTGGGATAGGTAGGCGGTGCAGTGCATCCGATCGACTGGGTTTGGCTGTGTACCTTTTGTGAATTTTCAAGATACCATGCCTGCACATCCGGAATGATCACTTCCGTCTGAAATCCTTTGGAACGGATCAGGTCTAGCTCCGTAGCTGAGAAATCGTTGATAATCC
This genomic interval from Bacteroidia bacterium contains the following:
- a CDS encoding DUF1987 domain-containing protein — encoded protein: MDPLRIEATADTPAVTLDSTGGVFELSGKSYPEDTREFYGSILAWIDLYVSDPNPQTIFVFKLKYFNSSSYKPIFDMLNKLSTLSGKNKTVQIQWYYKTGDEDIKEAGEEFEELSGLSFSYHTF
- a CDS encoding SpoIIE family protein phosphatase, translating into MSLLRLTLLFLLLIPGRILSQRQNFTIFSIDEGIPQSQVHCILQDKQGYIWFGTDGGGASRYDGKRFRTFTMADGLCNDLVYDMAADTGTGIWLATAKGVSRIHKGKPVPVPAELNVLADLMIRSVAAEPGGKVWFGTSKGLFFFSSGKVTPVNELEGLVISSLYLHSNGMLYAGTTTKGFFEISPGLKISNRTTENGLPHSAVHAFMEWNGELLIGTERGMCKMNPGGEITVIHAPLPPEVKMIVRDLLPSVKGGYWVATLDFGIHYVQNGVWTKYGRAEGLGVDGHFCVTEDHEGNLWVGTDGNGAARLGKQLFTSYGKEQGMSSEMILSILKTSGGEWWYGNQEGVTRFDGTKYTHYGKKEGLTDEKVWSVTEDQKGDIWITTYGSGIFIYNGSGFRKLDEKAGLSSNNVRAVFHDSKERVWIATANGLNLIRGKNIQHFFKPQGTGTDRFLRVYESEKGDIWVGTSGGGILKVKEDGDSIRFERYSAAEGLADDVVLTITEDKNGRIWTGNFGGISCVDPVKKEVRKITRMEGLSSNTVYAIAFINDSLLLVGTNNGIDKLNIREWEKSGKVHTVHYGKAEGFFGVECNTASVWKEHNGNIWFGSIKGLFRYDPSKDKMNTTPPLLRLGGIRLFFREEDLTEFGETGYNELLPGSPEFPYSKNHLTFEMSALSYQKSSGILFSYRVEGIDKDWSLPSTDATVTYSNLPPGKFEFQFRACNGDGVWSEDFLSYSFTLTPPFWKTWWFTGSLLLFLAFTIWLFITLRLKRMKAVQLYLEQQVSLKTRELREEKELVEKQNVLIGKKNKDITSSIHYARRIQESILPNPERLNDLIPEAFIFFRPKDIVSGDFYWFTTQNGCTLIAAVDCTGHGVPGAFMSLIGNNLLNHIANDLKINDPKALLEKLHQGVVNSLKKNEIESDTVDGMDVSLCVVHHKEKKLEYAATGRPLFYFRNGKGEKLKIGKQPVGLVTKKAPVFEKAELELKTGDTFYILTDGFCDQFGGPDEEKFMEGRCQELLQSIQNTPLADQKRALEKAWTSWKGELPQIDDILVIGCRMP
- a CDS encoding immune inhibitor A, with the protein product MLRYCIFLLFLPAALWSQQEVYSRVKVYTGANGTETLSSLGLELDHGVCKPGFWIINDFSATELDLIRSKGFQTEVIIPDVQAWYLENSQKVHSQTQSIGCTAPPTYPTPSNFTLGSMGGFFTYNEIISHLDNMYTLYPNLIKQKATLPYQTTQSRPLYWLKISDNPSVDENEPEILYTGVHHAREPASVAQLIMYMYYLLENYATDPEVQYLVDNSEMYFVPLVNPDGYMYNQTTNPNGGGMWRKNRRNNGDGTYGVDLNRNYGYNWGFDNNGSSPNTNSSTYRGPSAFSEPETQNLRDFCNQHQFRLCLNYHTYGNLMIYPWGYDANIYTPDSAQFTTYGDHLTTYNKYSYGTANQTVLYTANGVSDDWMYGEQSTKPKIFAFTPEAGLSDEGFWPPQSRIIDICKENIWQNLHACHLVLKYAYTTDDEPNYISATAGYLNYRIKRLGMDAPGTYTVTIVPLGPEITSVGPPKTYSSLGLLQEVSDSISYTLMGNLAGGQVFKYVIEVNNGAFTLRDTIVKRFGWSTIVFSNNGSNLTGFTNNGWGTTTQQFWSPGSSITDSPSGNYSNNAYETITTSSLNLSNAVTAQLSFYARWELETNFDWVQVKASSDGGNTWTPLCGKYTKTGNGYQDPGEPVYDAYVFGWKKETMPLDNFIGMNILIRFEINTDNGGSADGFYFDDVLVEKIVQSPTGTAEEPLQQTEQNMPNPADQYTFINFSGVTPGVPLLVYDITGRKVMEEPVPSGTGSIRLNTSVLQPGVYFYRLGNGPALRMSVVH
- a CDS encoding TIGR00730 family Rossman fold protein is translated as MNPRRKHDEQVFFEGPNTRSWELGFVFRVCMQFLRGFRKFHFLNPCVTVFGSARFREGDVYYAMARNAGAELARAGFTVMTGGGPGIMEAANRGAQEAGGKSVGCNIVLPMEQKPNPYLDRWVSIDFFFVRKVLLSKYSFAFVVLPGGYGTLDEFFEALTLIQTGKMKRFPVVLMGRDYHRELQEHLLFMKEQGTIDAADLELFLFTDDVLHMKEHIVQHTTERFQLRLKRKIRPITILGEK